One part of the Vicia villosa cultivar HV-30 ecotype Madison, WI linkage group LG6, Vvil1.0, whole genome shotgun sequence genome encodes these proteins:
- the LOC131613763 gene encoding uncharacterized protein LOC131613763 produces MSQSSPSKKSSPSSETTSGSRAPNFVSDQDVVLDVVPLNSIPATDPVRSLPRKMHARKSTGGSVPETFSVQGREGSAYVHNAIAGIVTRILNEGNKVDGISVPLAQIPAFENSKDDQDGQDDASKDQGDVETSVDNNDEKTPGAKDVETSESINVETSGTKDAEILEPEKAEEVPVAPSKETLNEGPTVHDVVNLDDSIDIADDELISSISHRVKTRKGKQACDQDFSKPQVTPQKKVTIKKVKKVLAEPSTTGSKVTVKKRKERSVSVPEDDVLSDVITSGKVKKWPIKSKLSASSLNVMYALLHKIGAANWVPTNHTSTIAVGLGRFIYVVGTKTKFDYGTYIFDQTMRHVGTSATKLPIAFPSLICGIILKQHPGILKSKDSVCKRESALSFHYKLLQRSDDMTSAGTSQPSKSVNKALLIAELKETCQELDNRKLKLEKLVQSLEQSPDDDLAGERDGDNMDEDKGAEEEAEEEAEDAETEGAESRSSDAAEETSSSSDDNPGGSSDEDSDGSDD; encoded by the exons ATGTCTCAGAGTTCTCCTTCAAAGAAATCTTCTCCTTCATCTGAAACAACATCAGGTTCTAGGGCACCCAATTTTGTGAGTGATCAAGATGTTGTGTTGgatgttgtgccattgaactcTATTCCTGCTACCGATCCTGTTCGTAGTctaccaagaaagatgcatgcaagaaaatcaactggtGGATCTGTTCCTGAAACCTTTTCTGTTCAAGGTAGAGAGGGTTCTGCTTATGTTCACAATGCGATCGCAGGTATTGTcacaagaatcttgaatgaagggaACAAGGTTGATGGAATATCTGTTCCTCTAGCCCAGATTCCTGCCTTTGAGAACAGCAAAGATGATCAAGATGGTCAAGATGATGCTAGCAAAGATCAGggtgatgttgagacatctgttgaTAACAATGATGAGAAGACCCCAGGTGccaaagatgttgagacatctgaatCTATCAATGTTGAAACATCTGGTACTAAAGATGCTGAGATTCTTGAACCTGAGAAAGCTGaagaggttcctgttgctccttctaAAGAAACCCTTAATGAAGGCCCTACTGTGCATGATGTGGTGAATCTGGATGATTCTATTGACATTGCTGATGATGAGCTCATCTCTAGCATCTCTCATAGAGTCAAGACTCGTAAGGGCAAACAGGCTTGTGATCAAGATTTCTCCAAACCTCAGGTTACTCCTCAAAAGAAGGTCACTATAAAGAAGGTCAAGAAGGTCCTTGCTGAACCTTCAACCACTGGGAGCAAGGTTactgtgaagaagaggaaggaaagaagtgTTTCTGTCCCTGAAGACGATGTcttaagtgat GTAATCACTAGTGGTAAGGTTAAGAAGTGGCCCATAAAGAGCAAACTGTCTGCtagttctcttaatgtcatgtATGCATTGCTGCACAAAATTGGTGCTGCTAACTGGGTGCCTACCAATCACACttctaccattgctgttggccTAGGAAGATTCATATATGTTGTGGGAACCAAGACAAAATTTGACTATGGGACTTACATATTTGATCAAACTATGAGGCATGTTGGTACCTCTGCTACCAAGCTTCCCATTGCTTTCCCATCTCTGATATGTGGGATAATCCTCAAGCAACACCCTGGAATTCTGAAAAGTAAAGATTCTGTATGTAAGAGGGAGAGTGCCTTGtcttttcactacaagctgcttcaGAGGTCTGATGACAtgacatctgctgggacatcacaACCCAGCAAGTCTGTGAACAAAGCCCTTCTTATTGCTGAGCTGAAAGAGACTTGTCAAGAGTTGGACAACAGGAAGCTGAAACTTGAGAAGCTCGTCCAAAGTCTTGAGCAGTCTCCAGATGATGACCTTGCTGGTGAGAGGGATGGTGACAATATGGATGAAGACAAAGGTGCTGAGGAAGAGGCTGAGGAAGAGGCTGAGGATGCTGAGACTGAGGGTGCTGAAAGTCGGAGTAGTGATGCTGCTGAAGAGACTAGTAGCTCAAGTGATGACAATCCTGGTGGCTCTAGTGATGAAGACAGTGATGGGTCTGATGATTAG